One segment of candidate division KSB1 bacterium DNA contains the following:
- a CDS encoding formylglycine-generating enzyme family protein, which translates to MRKSLFVTVLLTVACGMMWILFLAATHRSPVLDAGEMVRVEGGEWVDSDQPDRKIHVLPFLIDKYEVTNAQFARFRPDYKFPEQQEDFPVTNITWEEAAAYARWAGKQLPTEAEWELAAGVAENRRYPWGNEKRAPDLKDPKTCQKVGSYRANLSPAGCYDMEGSVWEWTADNFSQTAAGAMANGAAAPQKILKGGWQFKKFVVPAAIKEQIALDPQKGYSHVGFRCVRRLQPGQNQ; encoded by the coding sequence GTGAGAAAATCGTTGTTTGTGACCGTGCTGTTGACTGTTGCGTGCGGCATGATGTGGATTTTGTTCCTGGCCGCCACGCATCGGAGCCCGGTGCTGGATGCCGGCGAGATGGTGCGCGTCGAGGGCGGCGAGTGGGTCGATTCGGATCAGCCGGATCGCAAAATCCATGTACTGCCGTTTTTGATCGACAAATACGAAGTGACCAACGCGCAATTCGCCCGCTTTCGCCCGGATTACAAGTTTCCGGAACAGCAAGAAGATTTTCCGGTGACCAACATAACGTGGGAAGAAGCGGCTGCCTATGCCAGATGGGCCGGCAAACAGCTTCCGACCGAGGCCGAATGGGAACTCGCGGCCGGCGTTGCGGAAAACCGGCGTTATCCTTGGGGAAACGAAAAAAGAGCGCCCGATTTAAAAGACCCGAAGACCTGCCAGAAAGTCGGCAGCTATCGGGCTAATCTCAGCCCTGCCGGTTGTTACGATATGGAAGGCAGTGTTTGGGAATGGACGGCGGATAATTTTTCACAGACAGCAGCCGGCGCGATGGCCAACGGTGCTGCGGCGCCTCAAAAAATTCTCAAAGGCGGCTGGCAGTTCAAAAAATTCGTGGTGCCGGCGGCGATCAAAGAACAAATCGCGTTGGACCCGCAGAAAGGTTATTCCCACGTCGGTTTTCGCTGTGTGCGGCGTTTGCAGCCCGGCCAAAACCAATAA
- the era gene encoding GTPase Era — protein MNDNFVEKLTISPEPGKPASKSFSGQKHHAPHDEPATPTRLNLAEEGKSEESVEVTEQDEPANGSSKNNHLAAHQMPASSSERDTAPFRCGYVAILGQPNVGKSTLLNALLHFKLSIVSPKPQTTRRRILGILNRPTSQMIFFDTPGILEAHYRLQQALVRAAFQAMREADVQIMMIEPSASPRNSGTDMAILNRLADTGKPIVLVINKIDTIAKDHLLPIIATFQNKPNVKEIVPVSALHQDGVEALTEVLEKYLPVQEPFYDSGLITDHPERFLAAEIVREKIFLRYGEEIPYSTSVQIEEFVERPGHKDYIRAIIFVERESQKGILIGKGGQALKQVGKLAREELEQLLGRPVYLELFVAVKERWRERESELRSLGYL, from the coding sequence GTGAACGACAATTTCGTGGAAAAATTGACTATTTCGCCAGAGCCAGGAAAGCCGGCCTCCAAGAGCTTTTCGGGGCAAAAACATCATGCGCCGCATGATGAACCTGCCACCCCGACACGCCTCAACTTGGCTGAGGAGGGCAAGTCGGAAGAAAGTGTGGAGGTTACTGAACAAGATGAACCGGCCAACGGCTCATCAAAAAATAACCATCTCGCCGCTCATCAAATGCCGGCGAGCTCATCTGAACGCGACACCGCGCCATTTCGATGCGGTTACGTCGCCATTCTCGGCCAGCCCAACGTCGGCAAATCGACACTGCTGAATGCGCTGTTGCATTTTAAACTGTCGATTGTCTCGCCCAAACCGCAAACCACGCGCAGGCGTATTCTCGGTATTTTGAACCGTCCCACTAGCCAGATGATTTTTTTTGACACCCCGGGGATTCTGGAAGCGCATTATCGTCTGCAGCAGGCGCTAGTTCGCGCCGCGTTTCAAGCGATGCGGGAAGCCGACGTTCAAATCATGATGATCGAGCCTTCCGCCTCGCCCCGCAACAGCGGGACCGATATGGCGATTCTCAATCGTCTGGCGGACACCGGCAAACCGATTGTGTTGGTCATTAACAAGATTGACACGATAGCCAAAGATCATTTGCTGCCGATTATCGCAACGTTTCAGAATAAACCCAATGTGAAAGAGATCGTGCCAGTCTCCGCGTTGCATCAAGACGGCGTCGAGGCGCTGACCGAGGTTTTGGAGAAGTATCTGCCGGTGCAAGAGCCGTTTTACGACAGCGGGCTGATCACCGATCATCCGGAGCGGTTTTTGGCGGCTGAGATCGTCCGCGAGAAAATTTTTCTGCGGTACGGTGAAGAGATTCCCTATTCGACCAGCGTGCAAATCGAAGAGTTTGTCGAGCGGCCGGGCCACAAAGATTACATTCGCGCCATCATTTTTGTCGAGCGCGAATCGCAGAAGGGCATCCTGATCGGCAAAGGCGGGCAGGCGCTCAAACAGGTCGGCAAGCTGGCGCGCGAGGAATTGGAGCAATTGCTCGGCCGGCCGGTTTATCTTGAATTGTTCGTCGCTGTCAAAGAAAGATGGCGCGAACGCGAGTCGGAGTTGCGCAGCCTCGGTTATTTGTAA
- a CDS encoding retropepsin-like domain-containing protein yields MSIISRKIELIGSKGRAKVEALFDSGASFSCIPPGLAKKLGVVTPLVLPVKLGTAARGKKLQVNELVSLQFRINGYEFLDDFMVVPGLSEETIIGAKTMQAWRIKLDLENEEVIIDPKATKLRI; encoded by the coding sequence ATGTCTATCATCTCAAGAAAAATCGAGCTTATCGGTTCAAAAGGAAGGGCAAAGGTCGAAGCGCTATTTGACAGCGGGGCAAGCTTTTCGTGTATCCCGCCGGGGCTTGCCAAGAAATTAGGGGTGGTCACGCCGCTTGTTCTACCGGTCAAGTTGGGAACTGCCGCAAGAGGCAAGAAACTGCAAGTGAACGAGCTTGTTAGTTTGCAATTTCGTATTAATGGTTACGAATTTTTAGATGATTTTATGGTCGTTCCCGGTCTCTCTGAAGAAACCATTATCGGCGCTAAAACCATGCAAGCCTGGCGAATCAAGCTCGATTTAGAGAATGAGGAGGTCATCATTGATCCGAAAGCAACCAAACTTCGGATATGA
- a CDS encoding NAD(P)-dependent oxidoreductase produces MNVGFIGLGIMGQPMSRHVLEAGFSLTVYNRTARKAQTLVAMGAKLAESPAAVAAGSEIIITMLPDTPDVEAVLFDKNGVYEGLRAGQIVVDMSTISPEATVNFAERLRGKKCELLDAPVSGGENGAIAGTLTIMVGGDEQAFQKCLPLFQAMGKNIAHFGASGNGQRVKLVNQVICALNILAMSEGLQLAESLGLDGEKVLQVVSSGAAGSWMLSNLAPRILQNDFLPGFMIKLQQKDLRLASEAIAALGENFPGTALTYSLFTQAVEQGLGEQGTQGLINLFKRAKI; encoded by the coding sequence ATGAACGTCGGTTTCATCGGCTTGGGAATCATGGGGCAGCCAATGTCGCGGCATGTGTTGGAAGCAGGGTTTTCTCTGACTGTTTATAATCGTACTGCACGCAAAGCGCAAACGTTGGTGGCGATGGGCGCGAAACTCGCCGAGTCGCCCGCTGCGGTCGCCGCCGGTAGTGAGATCATCATTACTATGTTGCCCGACACGCCGGATGTCGAAGCCGTGTTGTTCGACAAAAATGGCGTTTACGAAGGTTTGCGCGCCGGCCAAATCGTTGTCGATATGAGCACGATCTCGCCCGAGGCGACGGTCAATTTTGCCGAACGTTTGCGCGGGAAAAAATGTGAGTTGCTTGATGCGCCGGTGAGCGGTGGGGAGAACGGCGCCATTGCCGGAACGCTGACGATCATGGTTGGCGGTGATGAGCAGGCGTTTCAAAAATGCTTACCGTTGTTTCAGGCGATGGGAAAGAACATCGCACATTTTGGCGCCAGCGGCAACGGCCAGCGCGTCAAATTGGTGAATCAAGTCATTTGCGCGTTGAATATTTTGGCGATGAGCGAAGGCCTGCAGTTGGCGGAGAGCCTGGGATTGGACGGCGAAAAAGTGCTGCAGGTTGTCTCCAGCGGTGCCGCCGGCTCATGGATGTTGAGCAACCTGGCGCCGCGCATTTTGCAAAATGATTTTCTCCCCGGCTTCATGATCAAATTGCAGCAAAAAGATTTGCGGCTTGCCTCGGAAGCGATCGCGGCGCTTGGTGAAAATTTTCCCGGCACGGCTTTGACGTATTCATTATTCACCCAAGCGGTTGAACAAGGGCTGGGGGAACAGGGAACGCAGGGGTTGATCAATCTTTTCAAGCGTGCTAAAATTTAA